One window of Nitrospiria bacterium genomic DNA carries:
- a CDS encoding TIGR02757 family protein: protein MRKNVDQIKEIMERFYHNHDRRESIDQDPIQFPHRYIYPEDIEIAGLVASSFAFGRVTLILPMVQKILDRMEGTPYEFILNFDPKKDTRRFQGLYYRVWSSQDIICLMYGIHCILKKHKTLGRFFQHCYQNRREKMHEALSLFVEEVLKIDPSPIYGKNSHPPSFIHLLPSPKRGSACKRLNLFLRWMVRSGDGVDFGLWNHIPSSKLVIPLDAHIIRISRFLGFHKRRTPDWKMAVEITNTLRRFDPNDPVKYDFALCHLGISNQCPLQPHFLKCLKCELQTICSRFKRRNRAKGLKAQQLN, encoded by the coding sequence GTTCTACCACAATCACGATCGAAGGGAGAGCATAGACCAGGACCCCATCCAATTTCCTCACCGTTACATTTACCCGGAAGACATTGAAATAGCGGGATTGGTTGCATCCTCTTTTGCCTTCGGCCGGGTAACCCTCATTCTGCCAATGGTTCAGAAAATATTAGATCGAATGGAAGGAACCCCATACGAGTTTATATTAAATTTTGACCCCAAAAAAGATACCCGGCGGTTTCAAGGGCTTTACTATCGGGTCTGGTCCAGCCAGGATATTATCTGCCTTATGTATGGGATCCATTGTATTCTCAAAAAACATAAAACCCTTGGCCGTTTCTTCCAACACTGCTACCAAAACCGAAGAGAAAAAATGCATGAAGCCTTATCCCTATTTGTGGAAGAGGTTTTAAAAATTGACCCTTCCCCCATATATGGGAAAAATTCCCACCCGCCCAGTTTTATACACCTGCTCCCATCCCCGAAAAGGGGAAGTGCTTGTAAAAGATTAAATCTTTTCCTTCGATGGATGGTCCGTTCAGGGGATGGCGTGGATTTTGGGTTGTGGAATCACATCCCCTCATCCAAATTGGTTATCCCCTTAGATGCCCACATCATCCGGATCAGCAGGTTTTTGGGGTTTCACAAACGTAGAACGCCCGATTGGAAAATGGCCGTTGAGATTACAAACACCCTTAGGCGTTTTGATCCCAACGACCCCGTCAAATATGATTTTGCCCTTTGCCATTTGGGGATTTCCAACCAATGCCCGCTTCAACCCCACTTCCTTAAATGCCTAAAATGTGAGCTTCAAACCATTTGCTCCCGCTTCAAAAGGCGCAATCGAGCCAAGGGTTTGAAGGCACAACAGCTCAATTAG
- a CDS encoding CBS domain-containing protein, which yields MIPKRPIHTVMSRQIHSVPTGSTVQTAVQLMSEKDIGSLLIQKDDQYIGIITETDMVKKIMAKGLDQKTTLVDDVMSFPVYTIDENEFLNTANEQMGEQKIRHLLVTSREKPVGILSVRNLLDAVYEWSVRLRI from the coding sequence ATGATTCCAAAACGTCCCATTCATACCGTAATGTCCCGACAGATCCACTCTGTTCCCACTGGGTCCACTGTTCAAACCGCGGTTCAGCTCATGAGCGAAAAAGATATTGGATCTCTTTTGATACAAAAAGATGACCAATACATCGGCATTATTACCGAGACCGATATGGTTAAAAAAATTATGGCCAAGGGCCTGGATCAAAAAACAACCCTAGTGGATGATGTGATGAGCTTTCCCGTTTACACTATTGATGAAAACGAATTCTTAAATACCGCCAATGAACAAATGGGGGAGCAGAAAATACGACATCTTTTGGTCACCTCCCGGGAGAAACCGGTGGGCATTCTCTCCGTTAGAAACCTACTTGATGCCGTTTATGAATGGTCGGTTCGGCTTCGGATTTAA